A window of the Hordeum vulgare subsp. vulgare chromosome 5H, MorexV3_pseudomolecules_assembly, whole genome shotgun sequence genome harbors these coding sequences:
- the LOC123395331 gene encoding sialyltransferase-like protein 2 gives MKPRHLPPVLVLALLSLLSLSLRRHLTPLQPPLRPAAGDTLLRRLAAVEGVGSEQVLADAAALLVNGSISTFPSLGNRQRLLYLRLPYVRSARGPPRPRTVSRLRIAAEALPSDESLLASFRTSLHSFLLAHHHRRRGGTGNVAKVMSELAGLLGRRFPTCAVVGNSGALLGSGRGPQIDAHELVVRLNNARVAGFVADVGAKTSLSFVNSNILHLCASRSAATVAGCGCHPYGPTVPMAMYICQPAHLLDALICNATATHASPFPLLVTDARLDALSARIAKYYSIRRFVSDTGAPASNWTRKHDERYFHYSSGMQAVVMALGVCDELSLFGFGKPAGAKHHYHSNQKKELDLHDYQAEYDFYGDLQARPEMVPFLDDAQGFTVPPVRLYW, from the coding sequence ATGAAGCCCCGCCACCTCCCGCCGGTCCTTGTACTCGCCTTGCtttccctcctctccctctccctccgccGCCACCTCACGCCCCTACAGCCGCCGCTTCGTCCCGCCGCCGGGGACACGCTCCTTCGTCGCCTCGCCGCGGTGGAAGGTGTGGGATCCGAGCAAGTCCTCGCCGACGCGGCTGCACTGCTCGTGAATGGCTCGATATCCACGTTCCCCAGCCTTGGCAACCGCCAACGCCTCCTCTACCTCCGCCTCCCGTACGTCCGCTCCGCCCGCGGCCCGCCGAGGCCGAGGACCGTGTCCCGTCTCCGCATCGCCGCCGAGGCACTCCCCTCTGACGAATCCCTGCTCGCGTCCTTCCGCACGTCTCTCCACTCCTTCCTCCTcgcccaccaccaccgccgccggggCGGGACCGGTAATGTGGCCAAAGTCATGAGCGAGCTCGCCGGCCTCCTTGGGCGGCGCTTCCCGACCTGCGCGGTGGTCGGGAATAGCGGCGCGCTCCTAGGCTCCGGCCGCGGACCGCAGATCGACGCGCACGAGCTCGTCGTCCGCCTCAACAACGCACGGGTGGCCGGCTTCGTCGCCGACGTCGGCGCCAAAACGTCGCTCTCCTTCGTCAACTCCAACATCCTCCACCTCTGCGCGTCCCGTAGTGCCGCCACCGTCGCAGGCTGCGGGTGCCACCCGTATGGCCCCACCGTGCCCATGGCCATGTACATCTGCCAGCCCGCGCACCTTCTGGACGCCCTCATCTGCAACGCAACCGCGACCCACGCCTCTCCATTCCCGCTCCTCGTCACCGACGCGCGCCTGGACGCGCTCTCGGCGCGCATTGCCAAGTACTACTCCATCCGGCGATTCGTGTCCGACACGGGTGCTCCGGCGAGCAACTGGACCCGGAAGCACGACGAGAGGTACTTCCACTATTCATCAGGTATGCAGGCCGTGGTGATGGCGCTGGGGGTGTGCGACGAACTCAGCCTATTCGGGTTCGGCAAGCCGGCTGGGGCCAAGCACCATTATCACTCTAACCAGAAGAAGGAGCTGGACCTGCACGACTACCAGGCGGAGTACGATTTCTACGGCGACCTCCAGGCGCGGCCGGAGATGGTGCCGTTCCTTGACGACGCCCAAGGCTTCACCGTGCCGCCGGTTAGGTTGTACTGGTGA